One Solanum lycopersicum chromosome 2, SLM_r2.1 genomic region harbors:
- the LOC101246593 gene encoding uncharacterized protein, translating into MGTDWAPSVIAVGLFILLSPGLLFQLPSRTRFCEFGNMYTSGIAVLVHAILYFCIFTLLTVAFNLHIWSDFSFPPIKI; encoded by the coding sequence atgggAACAGATTGGGCGCCATCAGTGATCGCTGTTGGATTGTTCATATTATTATCGCCAGGATTGTTATTCCAGTTGCCATCAAGAACAAGATTTTGCGAATTCGGAAATATGTACACTAGCGGCATTGCAGTACTTGTTCATGCCATATTGTACTTTTGTATATTTACACTTTTAACTGTCGCCTTTAATCTTCACATATGGTCCGATTTTTCATTCCCTCCTATTAAGATttag